The Haloplanus sp. CK5-1 genome contains a region encoding:
- the mce gene encoding methylmalonyl-CoA epimerase — protein sequence MRFDHVGVATRDGDALADLFGSLFDTPVAHRETFDGLDVTFLDVGDGYLELLEPRTDEGPIARYLDGRGPGLHHVALATDDVESALDAARAAGVETVDDSPRPGAWGHDVAFLHPDSTGGVLVELVEHA from the coding sequence ATGCGCTTCGATCACGTCGGCGTCGCGACGCGCGACGGCGACGCCCTGGCCGATCTGTTCGGATCCCTCTTCGATACGCCGGTCGCCCACCGGGAGACGTTCGACGGACTCGACGTGACATTCCTCGACGTGGGCGACGGCTACCTCGAACTGCTCGAACCCCGAACCGACGAGGGACCGATCGCCCGCTACCTCGACGGTCGGGGACCCGGACTCCACCACGTCGCGCTCGCGACGGACGACGTCGAGTCGGCTCTCGACGCCGCCCGCGCCGCCGGCGTCGAGACCGTCGACGACAGTCCCCGACCGGGTGCGTGGGGCCACGACGTCGCCTTCCTCCACCCCGACTCGACCGGCGGCGTCCTCGTCGAACTCGTCGAACACGCATGA